CCAATCCGAATGAAAATTCAGAGTTATTCCTGCCTTCGGCCGCAATTCGGTGATTGGCTTATTTGCATGCATTCCTAATTTTTAAAGGCTTTTCTCGTCGATGCCGCCACAAAAGAACATTAGTGAGCTTTTCCGTAACTTACGGGTAGTTCTCCTTGCGATTGCTTACGCGTTTTTTTTCGCGATGAGCCTGTGGCTCGCCTACGATCTCCGTTTTGATTTTCTCGTTCCGGAACAGGCACAGGTCGAGCGCCTAGTCGCGCTTTCCTTCGTCATCCCACTGAAGCTGGTTTGTCTCTGGCTGTTTGGGCAGTTTCGAGGGCTACTTTCATTCTTCCGGATTCCTGACCTCAGCCGCCTTTTCTTTGGACTGTTACTTGCCAGCACGGTTCTGTTGATTGTGCGTGTTCTTGAGCCGACTGGTCTTCAAGTGATTCCACGTGGAGTGCTTCTTGCCGATTTTCTTCTTTCTCTGATTCTTCTGGTTGGCTTCCGCATGGGGTTGCGAGTCGCTCGGGAAAAGTTCAATCAGAAATCGGGAGGAAGAAGGAAGAAAACAGAGAGGATCGGGGTGATTGGAGCAGGATCAACCGGGGCTACCCTTGCGGCGGAGTTTTTGGCCAAACCGCATCTTGGTGTGAATCCAGTAGTCTTTTTTGACGATGATCCGGGTAAAGTCGGAAGAGACATTCATGGTATACCGATCGTCCCTATTCCCGAGAGTTTCGAAGGAGCAACTGATCGGTTTGTCATCACTACAGTTGCAATAGCGATTCCCTCACTCAACGGACGGCGCGTTCGCGAGATTCTGGAATCCGCACGGGCTGCTCGCCTCGAAACTACGATTATTCCCAGCTTGCACGAGCTTTCCACGGGGAGAGTTAAGATTGAGGAGATGCGAAACATTGAGGTCGAAGACCTTTTAGGGCGTGAATCGGTTCTTGTGGCCAACGATTCGATCCGGGACTTCGTTAAAGAGAGAGTAGTTCTCGTCACTGGTGCAGGCGGGAGCATTGGGAGCGAGATCGTTCGGCAAGTAGCCTCGTTTAATCCTGCTCGGATCTTGCTCCTTGATCACTCAGAATTAGCGGTTTTTTCCATTGAACAGGAAATGAGAGAAAATGAGTCGGGTGCCTCTGTGACCGCTTTGGTGGCTGATATTTGCGAACCGCTTACGATGAGGAAAATCCTGAAGCGCTACCGACCTGCGATCATTTTTCATGCGGCAGCCTACAAACATGTTCCGTTGATGGAAACCCAACCATGGGAGGCCGTGGCTAACAATGCAGTTGGAACTTTGAGAATAGGAAGTTTGGCCCGTGAGTTTGGTGTGGAGAGGTTTGTTTTGGTTTCAACCGATAAGGCGATTAACCCTACTAGCGTCATGGGGGCCTCTAAGCGATTAGCGGAAATGGCGGTGCAGAGTTTACAGGAGTCATCGGCTTGTGCAGCCGATGCTACTGGAAGAAGTGGGACCAAGTTCTGCTCGGTTCGGTTTGGGAATGTTCTGGGATCTTCCGGGAGCGTGATCCCTACCTTTCGACGGCAAATCGAACGGGGTGGGCCGGTTACGGTGACTCATCCGGACGTGACCCGCTATTTTATGACGATTCCTGAAGCGGTGGGGCTGGTTCTTCAGGCGGCGGCAATTGGCGAAGGAGGCGAGATTTTCCTTCTCGATATGGGCAAGCCGGTAAAGATCATCGATCTGGCCCGGCAGATGATTCAACTGAGTGGATTCGAGCCTGACACCGAGATCGAAATTGAAATCACTGGGCTACGGCCTGGAGAGAAACTCTTCGAGGAGTTAAATTACGAGACCGAGAATTCAGAAGAGACCGTGCATCCAAGGATCCGTGCCCTACGAACAAATCTCGGGGCTGGGGCCGAATTTGAGGAATGGATGGTAACCTTGGAGCAGGATCTCCTCTCCCTCTCCGAGTCCGAAGTGAAGGACAGGATTCGTGAGAGGGTAACTGAGTATACACCGTTTGTGGAGTAGTCGTCTGAAGGCAGTAGTCGGAGGCCAGATGTCAGAAGACAGAAGATCAGTTGGGACTGTGCCGCTTTACTGTTACCGACGGACTGCTTTAGTGTAGCGGAAACGCGACAGCGATTTCGGAGAGATAATGGGATTATCGAAACGACTTTCTTCGTTCCGCGGCGGATATGGTAGCGTGGTGACGAAAATCAGAGTAGAGGGGGGTTTTTAGGTAGTCCGACTTCCTCAGCGACTCTCGTCGTCGAGCTACGGATGGGTTAATCATAGAATGGGGGTTTGTTTCGCTGTGCCCGGCTTGCGGGACGCTACGCCCTACCATTTTTGAGGTTCTTTCGTAAAAGGTTTGCCCGATTAGAACTGCTGGGTTTGGCTTCTGGTAGGTGACGGCTCGTTTTCAGATTCTTGGGTCCAGTAGCGCGGGGAACTGCGCGTTTTTGCAGACTGAAGAGGCGAAGATCTTGATTGATGCTGGGTTCTCGGGACGCAAAACAACTTCTATGCTTAGGGAAATCGGTGTCGAACCCGAGGAACTCGATGGAGTTTTTGTTACCCATGAGCATAACGACCACGCT
This window of the Verrucomicrobiota bacterium genome carries:
- a CDS encoding nucleoside-diphosphate sugar epimerase/dehydratase is translated as MPPQKNISELFRNLRVVLLAIAYAFFFAMSLWLAYDLRFDFLVPEQAQVERLVALSFVIPLKLVCLWLFGQFRGLLSFFRIPDLSRLFFGLLLASTVLLIVRVLEPTGLQVIPRGVLLADFLLSLILLVGFRMGLRVAREKFNQKSGGRRKKTERIGVIGAGSTGATLAAEFLAKPHLGVNPVVFFDDDPGKVGRDIHGIPIVPIPESFEGATDRFVITTVAIAIPSLNGRRVREILESARAARLETTIIPSLHELSTGRVKIEEMRNIEVEDLLGRESVLVANDSIRDFVKERVVLVTGAGGSIGSEIVRQVASFNPARILLLDHSELAVFSIEQEMRENESGASVTALVADICEPLTMRKILKRYRPAIIFHAAAYKHVPLMETQPWEAVANNAVGTLRIGSLAREFGVERFVLVSTDKAINPTSVMGASKRLAEMAVQSLQESSACAADATGRSGTKFCSVRFGNVLGSSGSVIPTFRRQIERGGPVTVTHPDVTRYFMTIPEAVGLVLQAAAIGEGGEIFLLDMGKPVKIIDLARQMIQLSGFEPDTEIEIEITGLRPGEKLFEELNYETENSEETVHPRIRALRTNLGAGAEFEEWMVTLEQDLLSLSESEVKDRIRERVTEYTPFVE